Below is a window of Leucobacter sp. Psy1 DNA.
GTGGCAATATGGGCTCGACGCGCGGACGATACTCGGCGCGCCGTGGGAGGACACCGCGACCGCTGACGCGCTGGCTGCACTCGCCAGTCCGCTCCGGCTCAGGTTTCTGCAGGAGATCCTGCGCGGGACGGACACACCCGCCGCGCTCGCGGCGCTCGACGGCGTGGGGACCGTGGGCCAGGTCTATCACCACCTGCAGCAGCTGCACGCCGCCGGTTGGGTGCGTCAGGTTGCTCGGGGTCATTACGGAGTGCCGCCGGAACGCGTCGTGCCGCTGCTCACCATCGTGCTCGCTTCAGGGGGGATCGCATGAGACTCAGATCGCTGACCATGACCGCCGTTGCGGCGGGCCTCGCCACCGTCGTCGCCGGCTGGATCGCGATGCCGTCTGCGCTGCACCTCTCCGATGCGCGCACCGGCGACCCCGCGATCGCCGATCGCCTCGCGGGCCTCGCCAGTGGACAGGGGCACCACGAACTCTCGGCTGCCGTCATCACGCCAGAGGGTACGCGATTCGCGGGACTCGGTGCCGACGAGCGCACCGAGATGGAGATCGGCTCGATCACGAAGACCATGACCTCGCTGCTGCTCGCCCAGGCGGCAGAGGATGAGGTGCTGCGGGTGGACGATCCGGCGGGCGAGTACCTCGACCTCGGGGCGCAGACGTTCACGCTCGAGGATCTCGCGACGCACCGCTCAGGGCTTCCGCGTCTGGAGCCGGGGTTCCGTTCCTTCCTCGCCGGGTACTGGGCGCAACTGCGGGCGGGTGACCCGTACACGAACGATGTCGACCAGCTCGTCACGGCCGCCCGCGAGGCCGGGGTCAGCGACGTCGGCACCGTCTCCTACTCGAACCTCGGAGTGAGTACGCTGGGCCAGGCCGTCGCCGCCGCCCGCGGGGAGACTTACCGGGAACTGGTGGAACACGACGTCTTTGACGCGCTCGAGATGGGTGAGACCTCGCTGCCGGAGACTCCGGAGAACCTCGCCGATGACGCTCCGCGGGGGCACACGGCGTCCGGGCGGACGGCGCAGCCGTGGACGCTGCACGCCGAGGCGCCGGCCGGCGGCGTGCGGTCGACGGCGTCTGACATGGCGAGGTACGCTGAGGCGCTCATGGCCGACGACCCGGCCCTCGGGGTTCCGGCGGCGACGCTGCTCGACCCGAGGTTCGATGCGGGCGACGGGGAGTCGATCGGACTCGCCTGGTTCACGTCGGAGTTCGACGGCCGCCAGGTCACCTGGCACAACGGCGGTACCGGCGGCTACAGCTCGATGCTCGCGATCGACCGCGAGGCAGGAACCGCGGTCTACCTCGTGGGGGACACCACCGCTTCGGTCGACGCGATCGCGCTCGAGCTGCTCAGCGAGACCACGGCAGCGGCTACGGAGGGGAGCGAGTGATGGGAATGTTCGTCTGGATCATCCCGATCGTCGCCGCGGTCCTGCTCGCGCCGTACCTCTTCGCCCTGAGGCCGAAGGCCCGCGCAGCGGAGCGGGAGCGGCAGCGTACCGACCGACTCGGGCTGCTCACCTCGGGTGCCGCCATCATCACGATCCTCGTCGTGGCGCGACAGATCGGGACGTGGTCGCCGCAGATGATCCCCGTCTGGTTCGCGCTCGTGCTCCTCGGCGCGGTGGCCATCGCCGGCTTGGTGCTCCGCGCGCGGGGCCTGGCCTGGATCCGGCCAGGAGCGCGTCGGGGGCCGCGGATCGCCGGATTCGTGATCTCGGTCGCGGCGGCGGGCGCCGTGATCGGGGTGCTCACGCTCCCGTAGAGCGGCTCGGCTCAGTCGCCGGCGAGCAGCGTGCGCGTTGCCGCGGTCACCCGGTCGGTTAGCGCCGAGACGTCACCGCGAGCGGTGCAGATCTGGATCTCGCCGATCAGCGTGGCGATGAGGATGGCCTCGAGGTGTCCCGCGTTCGCCCGGTCGAGGACGAGGCGAATCGAGCGGCCCCAGGGCTCGCCCGGATCGATGCGATCATCGGGGAACTCCAGGGGTGATTGCACCGAGAGCTTCAGCGACGCGCTCACCACGCGGGCGCTGGCGACGAGCGAGGCGGTCTCGTCCATGAGCGAGGCGATCACCGCGCGGGGCTCCGCGTCCGAGTCAAGCACGCGCTCGGCGAGTTCGGTCAGCTGATCGCGACCTTCGAGGAGCACGGCGCGAGCGAGTTCGTGCTTGCTCGGGAAGTGGAAGTACAGTGCTCCCTTGCCGACGGCGGTTCGATCGATCACGTGCGAGAGTCTCGCGTCGGTGTAGCTCATCTCCGTGAAGGTGGTGGCTGCAGCCTCGATGATCGCAGCGCGAGTGACGAACGCCCGCTCCTGTTTCGGCATGATCCTCCTTGTTCGAACGCTCCGAGCCTAGTACGAAAGTCGCAGATCTCCTGGGTGGGCGGCGAGCTGGCGCACGGGTTGCCGGCTCATGCGGAGAGCGCGCCGATCCCGAGGCCGAGGGCCGCGGCGATGCGATCGGGGGAGAGGGCGGCGTCGATCGCGAGCTGCGCCGCGCCAAGAATGGCCGCGTCGCTCGCCGCGCGCGACGGCGCAATGGTGAGGTGCTCGGTCGACAGCGGGATCGACCTGGCGTAGACCACTTCGC
It encodes the following:
- a CDS encoding serine hydrolase, with product MRLRSLTMTAVAAGLATVVAGWIAMPSALHLSDARTGDPAIADRLAGLASGQGHHELSAAVITPEGTRFAGLGADERTEMEIGSITKTMTSLLLAQAAEDEVLRVDDPAGEYLDLGAQTFTLEDLATHRSGLPRLEPGFRSFLAGYWAQLRAGDPYTNDVDQLVTAAREAGVSDVGTVSYSNLGVSTLGQAVAAARGETYRELVEHDVFDALEMGETSLPETPENLADDAPRGHTASGRTAQPWTLHAEAPAGGVRSTASDMARYAEALMADDPALGVPAATLLDPRFDAGDGESIGLAWFTSEFDGRQVTWHNGGTGGYSSMLAIDREAGTAVYLVGDTTASVDAIALELLSETTAAATEGSE
- a CDS encoding helix-turn-helix domain-containing protein encodes the protein MPNEQGVSAEIEARLAALEVAVFGAEPDAAPRSGSIDDRFWILEGIKTRYPDDSVVAYAGHTVADDERVPGPVEWQYGLDARTILGAPWEDTATADALAALASPLRLRFLQEILRGTDTPAALAALDGVGTVGQVYHHLQQLHAAGWVRQVARGHYGVPPERVVPLLTIVLASGGIA
- a CDS encoding TetR/AcrR family transcriptional regulator, with protein sequence MPKQERAFVTRAAIIEAAATTFTEMSYTDARLSHVIDRTAVGKGALYFHFPSKHELARAVLLEGRDQLTELAERVLDSDAEPRAVIASLMDETASLVASARVVSASLKLSVQSPLEFPDDRIDPGEPWGRSIRLVLDRANAGHLEAILIATLIGEIQICTARGDVSALTDRVTAATRTLLAGD